The following coding sequences are from one Streptomyces sp. NBC_00102 window:
- a CDS encoding ribulokinase, whose translation MGVDFGTLSGRAVVVRVRDGEELASAVHEYTHGVIDRRLPGGETPLPPDWALQHPDDWCDVLRTAVPAAVEAAGIDPRAVVGIATDFTACTVLPTLADGTPLAATELSGRPHAWPKLWKHHAAQDQADRINALAHARGEKWIARYGGKISAEWQFAKALQLLEEDPEVYARCARWIEASDWIVWQLTGSESRNACAAGYKGIHQDGSYPTQEYLAALHPDFADFARTRLEFPLSALGSRVGSLTARAAEWTGLPEGIAVAAGNVDAHVAAAAAQAVENGRLLAIMGTSSCHVVSGPALADVPGICGVVNGGIVEGAYGYEAGQSAVGDIFGWAVAQGVPADYAAEAASRGEDLHALLTRKAADQPVGGHGLIALDWMNGNRSVLVDHHLSGVLVGLTLTTRPEDVYRALLEATAFGTRVIVETLESGGVPVDEFIVTGGLKKNTLLMQIYADVLRRPVSLAASEQGSALGSAIHAAVAAGAHRDVRAATAAMGRLHRDVYVPDPARADAYDALFAEYRLLHDHFGERDGLLHRLRRIRNHALTSTPAD comes from the coding sequence GTGGGCGTCGACTTCGGCACGCTGTCCGGGCGCGCCGTCGTCGTCCGGGTGCGCGACGGTGAGGAACTCGCCTCCGCCGTGCACGAGTACACGCACGGTGTGATCGACCGCCGGCTGCCCGGGGGCGAGACGCCCCTGCCCCCCGACTGGGCGCTCCAGCATCCTGACGACTGGTGCGACGTACTGCGCACCGCCGTGCCCGCCGCGGTGGAAGCGGCCGGCATCGACCCCCGCGCCGTCGTCGGAATCGCCACCGACTTCACCGCCTGCACCGTGCTGCCGACCCTGGCCGACGGCACCCCCCTCGCCGCGACGGAACTCTCCGGCAGGCCCCACGCCTGGCCCAAGCTCTGGAAGCACCACGCCGCGCAGGACCAGGCCGACCGGATCAACGCGCTCGCCCACGCCAGGGGCGAGAAGTGGATCGCCCGCTACGGCGGAAAGATCTCCGCGGAATGGCAGTTCGCCAAGGCGCTCCAGCTCCTCGAGGAGGACCCCGAGGTCTACGCCCGGTGCGCCCGCTGGATCGAGGCGTCCGACTGGATCGTGTGGCAGCTCACCGGCTCGGAGTCCCGCAACGCCTGCGCCGCCGGATACAAGGGCATCCACCAGGACGGCTCCTACCCCACACAGGAGTACCTCGCAGCCCTGCACCCGGACTTCGCGGACTTCGCGCGCACCCGCCTGGAGTTCCCGCTGTCGGCGCTCGGCTCACGCGTCGGCTCTCTGACCGCCCGGGCGGCGGAGTGGACCGGCCTGCCCGAGGGGATCGCCGTCGCCGCGGGCAACGTCGACGCGCACGTCGCGGCAGCCGCCGCCCAGGCCGTGGAGAACGGGCGGCTGCTGGCCATCATGGGCACCTCCAGCTGTCACGTGGTCAGCGGCCCCGCCCTCGCCGACGTGCCCGGCATCTGCGGAGTCGTCAACGGCGGCATCGTCGAGGGCGCGTACGGCTACGAGGCAGGCCAGAGCGCGGTCGGCGACATCTTCGGCTGGGCCGTCGCCCAGGGGGTCCCCGCCGACTACGCGGCCGAGGCCGCCTCCCGCGGCGAGGACCTGCACGCCCTGCTGACCCGCAAGGCCGCCGATCAGCCGGTCGGCGGCCACGGGCTGATCGCCCTGGACTGGATGAACGGCAACCGGTCCGTACTGGTGGACCACCACCTCTCCGGCGTCCTCGTCGGACTCACCCTGACCACCCGCCCCGAGGACGTCTACCGGGCGCTGCTCGAAGCCACCGCCTTCGGCACCCGGGTGATCGTCGAGACACTGGAATCCGGCGGAGTGCCGGTGGACGAGTTCATCGTCACCGGAGGGCTCAAGAAGAACACCTTGCTCATGCAGATCTACGCGGACGTCCTGCGCCGCCCCGTCTCCCTCGCCGCCTCCGAACAGGGCTCCGCGCTCGGCTCCGCCATCCACGCCGCCGTCGCCGCCGGAGCCCACCGGGACGTCCGCGCCGCGACGGCCGCCATGGGCAGGCTCCACCGGGACGTGTACGTCCCCGACCCGGCCCGCGCCGACGCCTACGACGCGCTCTTCGCCGAATACCGCCTGCTCCACGACCACTTCGGCGAACGGGACGGACTCCTGCACCGCCTGCGCCGCATCCGCAACCACGCACTCACCAGCACCCCGGCCGACTGA